DNA from Candidatus Woesearchaeota archaeon:
TGTACAATTTTCTTGCAAGCTCAGACTGGCTTTTTGACAGCACCCTTTCTATGGCCTTAATTACAGCCGTTTTCATGATAAGCAGATGGATAAAGCTGGACAAATTTGAATTCATGATGATAAATCTTGCTTTGATCATCCATAACCTGGGAACGTTTGATTTCTATGAATGGCACTGGTGGATAATCCAGTATGACCATGTCGTACATTTTGCAGCATCTGCAGTTTCAGCTTATATCATCTTTGACTTTCTTGCAAGAAAGCTCCATATCAAGGAGAAGCAGAGGAGGAAGCACACTGTTATAGATGAGAATAAGGCTATCTTCATCACCCTTGCCATCTCAATAGTAGTGCTGCTCGGCACAGCTATCGAATTAATAGAATTTGCCGGCTTTACTTACCTGAGGGAAGGTGGAGGAATATTGTTTCCGGGCTCGGGCGATTCTGTAAAGATAGGGGACCCCACTTACCAGTACATTGATACCATGTCTGACATAATCACTAACGTCCTTGGCTCAATTTCCGGAGTGCTTTATTATTATTTCACGCAATACAAGAGAAAGCCATGGCTTAAGTATTGAAATGCTCAAAGCCTTTCTTCAGCCTGGATTTTTTATTTTTTCTCAGCAGATAAATCCCCCTCTCCTTTGCCAGTATTTTTCCCACAACACTGAAATCAGAGAATTCCTTTTTCAGCTTGCCAATATTATTTTCTGCAACAGTAAAGACAAGCTCGAAATCCTCTCCCCCATATAATGCAAAATCACGCGCATTCTGCCCCAGTTTTTTTGCGGATTCTGCTGTATTGGCCGATATCGGGATCTTATCGTAGTAAATTTCCGCACCCTTATTGCTCTGTTCGCAGATGTGCTCCACTTCAGAAGCAAGGCCGTCGCTCACATCAATCATCGCATTGCAGTATTTTCCTATAATCACTGCTTCCGCTGATGCCCTTGCCTTGGGCTCAAGATGCCCTTTTGTATGGCCTTTCCTGCCTGCCTGAAGAAGGCTCAATCCTGCCTTGCTGCCCCCCAAAGTTCCCGTAACACATATTAAGTTTTTTTCCCCAGCACCAGACCTTAAGCTCAAAAGTGTTTTATCGGCTTCTCCAAGAATGGCCGCATTGAACACGATATTTTTTCCATGGGTGGTGTCTCCCCCGATTATAAGCACATCATGCTTTTTTGCAGAAGCATACAATCCTTTGTAAACAGCGTCAATGAATTCCACTGTTGTATTATCTGCCAGGCACATTGAGATAAATGCATATTTCGGCTTTCCTGCCATGGCGATGATATCCGAAACACTTGATTCCATCACTTTCATCCCT
Protein-coding regions in this window:
- the thiL gene encoding thiamine-phosphate kinase, encoding MNIKELGGEFKLIERITGRKISDKAVIKAAGDDCAVLEYTGNKCLLVTTDMLVAGDHFSLEWFTPEQIGMKVMESSVSDIIAMAGKPKYAFISMCLADNTTVEFIDAVYKGLYASAKKHDVLIIGGDTTHGKNIVFNAAILGEADKTLLSLRSGAGEKNLICVTGTLGGSKAGLSLLQAGRKGHTKGHLEPKARASAEAVIIGKYCNAMIDVSDGLASEVEHICEQSNKGAEIYYDKIPISANTAESAKKLGQNARDFALYGGEDFELVFTVAENNIGKLKKEFSDFSVVGKILAKERGIYLLRKNKKSRLKKGFEHFNT